In bacterium, the following proteins share a genomic window:
- a CDS encoding polysaccharide biosynthesis tyrosine autokinase, with product MSDQSKASASDALCIGDIYYLLFRHKGKILAFIMLGVIAAAAVFVLTPPVYRSEASLLVRYVTDTTVLDSASMGERITSPARGGENVINSEIEILLSHDLVEKVLDDMGFSQFMPTKTNRFDRARTASKIRSRLSIEVPKSSNIINISFDGPDPSTSQEFLKRLTEAYLQKHIEIHRAAGAYEFLSEQTDQLRARLSETEEELRKLKYSEGVVSVEDTKKSISHRMEELTRQLGELESSSAAAKARVEVMGSVRPNTGPGQTSIVWVTTTNNVTARSLETKLQRERQRESELLSVYTADSIPVKSLREQIAETERQLSGEAPSPVTNSMMSGVSAPEDRSSLIEAQANMAELQARIAVHKDILVRTVDEARRIDAVESKIVQLERSKELREANYKYFCQSLEHARIDEALNSGRISNIGIVQPATLPSEKLRVKLPQNMAIALFLGIMGGLSLAVFKEYFLDQTLRKPAEVKAALRVPLLMTMPWAKEALQFIRVGQRGALELPSARERDRVAHDHSEPAGQIGLNDYFEVLRERLMTEIGIVPSVPCVLGVTSCARGAGVSTVAAGLALAFARSGDHRVVLVNGDSDTMVPQIFGVNPVTGLTEMLADAEGNTAVTQHNHYVVPSRDTVSPFSSSGSAAHFGGLIQYLRNSQAGFVIVDLPPVSETSLTLRVGRMLDGVVMVIAAEKVNRHVAEHVKELLVRSDAKIIGAILNMQRQYVPEWVCPMC from the coding sequence ATGTCTGATCAGTCAAAAGCCTCCGCTTCCGATGCCCTTTGCATTGGCGATATATATTATCTACTTTTCCGGCATAAGGGCAAAATTTTGGCATTTATCATGTTGGGGGTGATTGCCGCGGCTGCTGTTTTCGTTTTGACCCCCCCCGTTTACAGGTCGGAGGCCTCTCTCCTTGTCAGGTATGTGACCGATACAACCGTCTTGGATTCAGCCTCCATGGGCGAGAGAATCACGTCGCCAGCACGTGGAGGTGAGAATGTGATCAATTCAGAAATCGAGATTCTGTTGAGTCACGACTTAGTGGAGAAAGTTTTGGATGATATGGGATTCTCCCAATTTATGCCCACCAAGACAAACCGTTTTGATCGAGCGCGTACAGCTTCGAAAATCAGGTCTCGATTGAGTATTGAGGTGCCGAAGAGCAGTAACATCATCAACATTTCATTCGATGGTCCGGATCCGTCAACTTCTCAAGAATTTCTTAAGCGGTTGACCGAGGCGTATCTCCAGAAGCATATTGAGATTCATCGAGCCGCGGGTGCCTATGAGTTTTTGTCAGAACAAACGGATCAACTTCGCGCGCGGCTCTCAGAAACAGAGGAAGAGCTAAGGAAACTAAAATATTCAGAAGGAGTTGTATCCGTGGAGGATACAAAAAAAAGCATTTCTCATAGGATGGAGGAATTAACCAGGCAGCTAGGCGAACTGGAATCTTCTTCAGCGGCTGCAAAGGCGCGTGTTGAGGTCATGGGGTCAGTTAGGCCCAATACGGGTCCCGGCCAGACGTCCATTGTATGGGTAACCACGACCAATAATGTGACAGCAAGATCATTGGAGACTAAACTTCAGCGCGAGCGCCAGCGTGAGAGTGAGCTCCTTTCTGTTTATACTGCTGACAGCATTCCTGTGAAGAGTCTTCGCGAACAGATCGCGGAGACGGAGCGGCAATTGTCTGGAGAAGCCCCCTCCCCAGTGACCAATAGTATGATGTCAGGTGTGTCGGCGCCCGAAGATAGGTCTTCATTGATAGAAGCGCAAGCCAACATGGCCGAGCTACAGGCTAGAATCGCGGTTCATAAGGACATTCTCGTGCGCACAGTTGATGAGGCCAGGCGGATTGATGCGGTTGAAAGCAAAATCGTACAATTGGAGAGAAGCAAGGAACTTCGAGAGGCAAACTATAAATATTTCTGTCAAAGTCTGGAGCATGCGCGTATCGATGAGGCTCTTAACTCTGGCAGGATTTCGAATATTGGCATAGTTCAGCCAGCCACTTTGCCATCAGAAAAACTACGCGTGAAACTTCCTCAAAATATGGCCATAGCGCTTTTTCTGGGGATAATGGGGGGATTAAGTTTGGCGGTTTTCAAGGAATATTTTCTCGATCAGACACTTCGCAAGCCCGCCGAGGTGAAAGCAGCATTGCGTGTTCCGCTGCTGATGACTATGCCTTGGGCGAAGGAGGCGCTCCAGTTTATTCGAGTTGGCCAAAGGGGGGCATTAGAATTGCCGTCTGCCCGCGAGCGGGATAGAGTGGCACATGATCATTCTGAACCCGCGGGACAGATTGGGTTAAACGATTACTTTGAGGTTCTGCGTGAACGCTTGATGACGGAGATCGGAATTGTGCCGTCTGTGCCATGTGTGCTAGGTGTTACCAGTTGTGCCCGAGGTGCGGGGGTGAGTACTGTGGCAGCTGGACTTGCCTTGGCATTTGCCCGTAGCGGGGATCATCGCGTGGTTCTAGTCAATGGGGATTCCGATACCATGGTCCCGCAGATATTCGGGGTGAATCCCGTAACAGGGCTTACGGAAATGTTGGCCGATGCGGAGGGCAATACGGCAGTGACTCAGCACAACCACTATGTAGTGCCCTCCCGTGATACGGTTTCGCCCTTTTCATCATCCGGTTCCGCTGCTCATTTTGGCGGGTTGATTCAATATCTTCGCAACAGTCAGGCGGGCTTTGTCATTGTAGATTTACCTCCGGTGAGTGAGACGAGTCTAACGCTGAGAGTCGGGCGGATGTTGGACGGTGTCGTTATGGTGATTGCCGCAGAGAAAGTGAACCGCCACGTGGCCGAGCATGTGAAGGAATTACTGGTGCGTTCTGATGCGAAGATTATTGGCGCGATCCTCAATATGCAGCGCCAATATGTTCCTGAATGGGTGTGCCCCATGTGTTAA
- a CDS encoding glycosyltransferase: MRIRQAIAQRKLTSVQDVWPILESAGAPPAEWTGWPEGRQFAFVISHDVDTQRGLDRCLQLADLEERLGFRSAFYFVPTGRYEVSKALRDELVCRGFEVGVHGLCHDWHTFTSCRVFEERAPRINQYLKEWGAVGFRAPSMIRNLDWIRELDVEYDASTFDTDPFEPQPEGMGTIFPFWVDGHGSRSGYVELPYTLPQDHTLFVLLKAGSSDVWKRKLDWIAIKGGMAMLDTHPDYMTFDSDLHGIDTYPVDRYQEILEHIVTKYSGRCWSVLPREMARFWKKCPKRTRPHSKKRICMMAYSFYDNDNRIMRYAEALAGRGDSVDVITLRGDGRPQHGNINGVNVNRIQRRLRDEKGQISYLFRIMRFWVKSSVVLAWNHLKSPYDLIHVHSVPDFEVFAAWLPKLMGAKVILDIHDLVPEFYASKFQVKHKTLVFRLLVWLERVSARFADHVIAANDIWFGTLTSRSVPVKKCSVFVNYLDLKLFFRRPRTRTDDKFIIVYPGGLQWHQGVDVAIKAFVRIIDQIPNAEFHVYGGGPEKENLKHLVEELNLQNQVILKGVYPLLEIPEIMANADLGVVPKRAESFGNEAYSTKILEYMSQGVPVVVSRTKIDTHYFDDSVVQFFDSGNAQELANAVVLVAQDEGVRSRLIQKGFEYVNRYSWDFKKKEYLDLVDTLIG; this comes from the coding sequence GTGCGAATTCGCCAGGCGATTGCGCAACGTAAGTTGACTTCAGTTCAGGACGTTTGGCCTATCCTTGAGTCAGCCGGTGCCCCGCCTGCCGAGTGGACGGGTTGGCCGGAAGGAAGACAATTTGCTTTTGTCATAAGCCACGACGTAGACACACAACGTGGGTTGGATCGTTGCCTGCAACTGGCCGACTTGGAAGAACGTCTGGGCTTCAGGTCAGCTTTTTATTTCGTTCCTACGGGCAGATACGAGGTCTCAAAAGCGCTCCGCGACGAGTTGGTTTGCCGGGGCTTTGAAGTGGGTGTGCATGGTCTTTGCCATGATTGGCACACCTTTACAAGCTGCCGAGTCTTTGAGGAACGCGCGCCCCGCATTAATCAGTACCTCAAAGAATGGGGTGCGGTTGGATTCCGCGCACCATCGATGATTCGTAATCTTGACTGGATTCGCGAATTGGATGTTGAATATGATGCTTCGACCTTTGACACGGACCCATTTGAGCCACAACCAGAGGGGATGGGTACTATTTTCCCCTTTTGGGTTGACGGGCATGGTTCTCGGTCTGGTTACGTGGAATTGCCCTACACGCTCCCTCAAGATCATACCCTGTTTGTGCTGCTCAAGGCAGGAAGCTCTGATGTCTGGAAGCGCAAGCTGGACTGGATCGCTATAAAAGGCGGTATGGCGATGCTGGATACGCATCCCGATTACATGACATTCGATAGTGATCTACACGGAATAGACACCTATCCTGTCGACAGATATCAAGAGATTCTCGAGCATATTGTTACAAAATACAGTGGTCGGTGTTGGTCCGTGTTGCCAAGGGAAATGGCTAGGTTTTGGAAAAAATGCCCCAAACGAACTCGTCCCCATTCTAAGAAGAGAATATGTATGATGGCATACTCGTTCTACGACAATGATAATCGTATCATGAGGTATGCGGAAGCATTGGCAGGGCGCGGTGACAGTGTCGACGTAATTACTCTACGCGGAGATGGAAGACCGCAACACGGAAATATTAATGGCGTGAATGTGAATCGCATTCAGCGGCGCCTCCGCGATGAAAAGGGCCAGATATCCTATCTGTTTCGTATCATGCGTTTTTGGGTAAAGTCTTCGGTCGTATTGGCATGGAACCACTTGAAGTCTCCGTATGATCTAATCCATGTACACTCGGTTCCGGATTTTGAAGTTTTTGCCGCCTGGCTGCCAAAACTGATGGGAGCCAAAGTCATTCTGGATATTCACGACCTTGTCCCTGAGTTTTATGCTAGTAAATTTCAAGTAAAACACAAAACTTTGGTTTTCAGACTGCTGGTTTGGTTGGAGCGTGTTTCCGCCCGTTTTGCCGATCACGTTATTGCGGCAAATGATATTTGGTTTGGAACGCTGACATCTCGATCGGTTCCAGTGAAGAAGTGTTCTGTTTTCGTGAACTATCTTGATCTTAAGTTATTCTTTCGGCGGCCACGCACGCGTACTGATGACAAATTTATCATCGTCTACCCTGGAGGACTTCAATGGCATCAGGGGGTAGATGTTGCAATCAAAGCATTTGTGAGAATAATAGATCAAATCCCCAATGCTGAATTCCATGTCTATGGTGGCGGACCTGAAAAGGAAAACCTTAAACATCTCGTTGAAGAATTGAATTTGCAGAACCAGGTCATACTAAAAGGTGTTTATCCTCTTTTAGAAATTCCTGAAATCATGGCCAATGCCGACTTGGGTGTAGTTCCAAAAAGGGCTGAATCTTTTGGAAACGAAGCATACAGTACGAAAATCCTTGAATATATGTCACAAGGAGTACCCGTGGTTGTTTCGAGAACGAAAATTGATACGCACTACTTTGATGATTCCGTAGTTCAGTTCTTTGATTCGGGGAATGCGCAGGAACTGGCTAATGCCGTCGTTTTGGTGGCTCAAGACGAGGGTGTGCGCAGCCGCCTCATTCAAAAAGGTTTCGAATATGTCAACAGGTACAGTTGGGATTTCAAAAAGAAGGAGTATCTCGATTTGGTTGATACTCTGATTGGGTAG
- a CDS encoding polysaccharide deacetylase family protein — translation MPILMYHSVSENNYSAAHPYYETNTTPAQFCEQIRWLRKAGFRSVPLSEVATGEARDRGVAITFDDGYRDILTSAWPVLREHGFSATVFLATDFVGSSFKGRSCLSWDEIREARREGIVFGSHTASHAELISMSDAAVEYEWSTSKERIEQELGEKVDLFSYPYAFPEANPAFVHRLRHILDKMGYVSGVTTSVGSRRRHADSFFLPRLPINTFDEERLFLAKLEGAYDWLHIPQVLCKQVKRCCRLS, via the coding sequence ATGCCTATTCTGATGTACCATAGTGTGTCGGAAAATAATTACTCTGCTGCTCATCCCTATTATGAAACTAATACAACCCCTGCGCAGTTTTGTGAGCAGATCCGGTGGCTGCGAAAGGCTGGTTTTCGATCTGTGCCGCTCAGTGAGGTCGCGACGGGCGAAGCGCGGGACAGAGGCGTTGCGATCACGTTTGACGATGGATACCGCGACATTCTAACCTCAGCGTGGCCGGTTCTGAGGGAACACGGATTTTCCGCAACGGTTTTTCTTGCAACCGATTTTGTAGGTTCATCCTTTAAGGGAAGATCCTGCCTTTCTTGGGACGAGATCCGTGAGGCCAGACGCGAGGGTATCGTATTCGGTTCGCACACGGCAAGTCATGCCGAATTGATAAGTATGAGCGATGCAGCGGTCGAGTATGAATGGAGTACATCGAAGGAACGGATCGAACAGGAACTCGGCGAGAAGGTTGATTTATTTTCGTACCCATATGCGTTTCCCGAGGCAAACCCTGCCTTTGTACACCGATTACGGCACATTCTTGATAAGATGGGCTATGTGAGTGGCGTAACGACAAGCGTTGGCAGCAGGCGGCGACATGCGGATAGTTTCTTTCTTCCACGACTACCCATTAATACATTCGATGAGGAGCGTTTGTTCCTCGCAAAATTGGAGGGAGCCTACGATTGGCTTCATATTCCTCAAGTTCTGTGTAAGCAAGTGAAACGTTGCTGTAGATTATCATGA
- a CDS encoding glycosyltransferase family A protein gives MKYVIITAARDEESNIERTIQSVLAQTVQPSEWVIVNDGSRDKTGDIAERYAAQFQWIRALHRIDRGVRKSGGGVIETFTDGFFALTVKDWDFIVKLDGDLSFGPHYFEQCLLEFESDTKLGIGGGTVCLMTNSGEQVESRTDPRFHVRGATKIYRRACYEAIGGLLVATGWDTLDEVKANMLGWRTRTFPGPRLVHHRQTGAADGSWNDSMKNGLANYVTGYHPLFMACKCIRRMLRKPWSPSGIALWLGFMKGYLNHIPQVDDPAMIRYLRNQQWRALTLRPSLWN, from the coding sequence ATGAAGTACGTGATTATAACTGCCGCTAGGGACGAGGAGTCGAACATTGAGCGTACGATTCAATCAGTGCTCGCGCAGACCGTACAGCCCTCGGAGTGGGTGATCGTCAACGATGGCTCGCGGGACAAAACCGGCGATATCGCTGAACGTTATGCCGCACAATTTCAATGGATCCGAGCGTTGCACCGCATTGACCGTGGAGTCCGCAAGTCGGGTGGTGGCGTCATCGAGACATTCACTGACGGGTTCTTTGCTTTGACTGTGAAAGATTGGGACTTCATCGTCAAGTTGGATGGCGACCTGTCTTTTGGACCTCACTATTTCGAGCAATGTTTATTGGAGTTCGAATCTGATACCAAGTTGGGGATTGGTGGCGGGACCGTCTGTTTGATGACGAATAGTGGTGAGCAGGTAGAAAGCAGAACCGATCCGCGATTTCATGTTCGCGGAGCAACAAAAATCTACCGTCGCGCTTGTTATGAAGCCATAGGCGGTCTGCTGGTCGCGACCGGGTGGGACACACTTGACGAGGTCAAAGCGAATATGCTTGGTTGGCGGACGAGAACATTTCCGGGTCCGAGATTGGTTCACCATCGGCAGACCGGGGCGGCAGATGGATCGTGGAACGATTCCATGAAGAATGGCTTGGCAAATTATGTCACCGGGTATCACCCCTTGTTCATGGCATGCAAGTGTATCCGAAGGATGTTGCGCAAGCCTTGGTCACCAAGCGGCATTGCTTTGTGGCTAGGATTCATGAAAGGTTATCTGAATCATATTCCTCAAGTTGATGATCCGGCCATGATTCGGTACTTGCGTAACCAGCAGTGGCGTGCCCTGACACTTCGGCCGAGTCTTTGGAACTGA
- a CDS encoding DUF362 domain-containing protein: MGAKCTHGAVVRPVIDYVLKALNGRGHVSFGNAPMQSTDWSKVVEETGAGRVEEFYRHYPSGGVDVVLTDLRHHVVSSGTLGIRKVRHHSEDDSDCVRVDLGSRSLLEELQQNAEEPRFRVLDYDPRRTSRSHGRNRHNYFINRRVLACNVIISIPKLKTHEKVGVTCGLKGCVGTVAHKDCLAHHRYGPPSEGGDEYPESMAMLRMVSALHEKANLRQIGILRNVLSGLDSCARKVVRRFTRSLSGGWPGNDTCWRMALDLARIVTYADINGLLQSNPQRKHIMITDGIIAGEGDGPLSPVPVEFGYVSFSDNLAIGDYVNSLAMGFDPDKIPLIHEACYGDCRLVDTTPADCLVQFNGHSVSMAVLTSRFDRQFIPPREWRAALLRILPET, translated from the coding sequence GTGGGAGCGAAGTGCACGCATGGAGCGGTTGTTCGTCCTGTCATCGATTATGTTTTGAAAGCATTGAATGGGCGCGGTCACGTGAGTTTTGGCAATGCGCCGATGCAATCCACAGATTGGTCAAAGGTGGTGGAGGAAACGGGTGCGGGCCGAGTGGAAGAGTTCTATCGGCACTACCCCAGTGGCGGTGTGGATGTCGTTCTGACGGATCTGCGACATCATGTCGTGAGCAGTGGAACGCTCGGGATAAGGAAAGTGCGGCATCATTCGGAGGATGATAGCGACTGCGTTCGGGTGGATCTTGGATCCCGTAGTCTCTTGGAGGAACTTCAACAGAATGCCGAAGAACCACGATTCAGAGTGCTCGATTATGATCCGCGCCGCACCAGTCGAAGTCATGGACGGAATCGTCACAATTACTTTATTAATAGGCGGGTATTAGCCTGTAATGTAATCATAAGCATTCCGAAACTCAAAACCCATGAGAAGGTGGGTGTCACGTGCGGACTAAAAGGCTGCGTAGGAACAGTCGCTCACAAAGACTGTCTAGCTCATCACCGCTACGGTCCGCCAAGTGAGGGCGGGGATGAATACCCTGAAAGTATGGCAATGCTTAGAATGGTATCTGCGCTGCACGAGAAAGCTAATTTGCGCCAGATAGGAATACTTCGCAATGTTCTATCCGGTTTGGACTCCTGCGCTCGTAAGGTCGTTAGAAGGTTTACCAGATCGCTCAGTGGGGGATGGCCCGGCAATGATACTTGCTGGAGAATGGCGCTGGATCTGGCAAGGATTGTGACGTACGCGGACATCAATGGTTTGTTGCAGTCCAATCCGCAACGAAAGCACATCATGATTACCGACGGGATCATTGCGGGAGAGGGGGATGGCCCCCTGTCCCCAGTCCCTGTTGAATTTGGTTATGTTAGTTTCAGCGATAACCTGGCGATCGGAGATTATGTGAATAGCCTTGCCATGGGTTTTGACCCAGACAAGATTCCGTTGATCCATGAGGCCTGTTATGGCGATTGCCGGCTAGTTGATACGACCCCTGCTGACTGTCTTGTCCAATTCAATGGCCATTCTGTTTCGATGGCGGTACTAACCTCCAGGTTCGATCGGCAGTTCATTCCCCCCAGGGAATGGCGAGCAGCGCTGTTGCGAATCTTGCCGGAAACGTAA
- a CDS encoding glycosyltransferase family 4 protein, with the protein MESRKDSTATSLAFLTSVIPALSATFIYREVFELERCGYNLHIYSLRRPERGELSAESLPLCERTYYLLPAKLLDVLAAHAYFACLHPLRYARAAWKMLTPHHHRFKDRIRSLLHFGEGVVLARKMQRDGITHLHVSYISHPASIGRVVHLLIGIPYSISAHTYDIWHERLLLPEKINEARFIACCSDAARTELIKYGRPEHASKIHVVYHGIDTRRFLPPVKGERDPRLILTVGRLDPVKGFEDLINACAELNRQGVEFVCEIVGEGPQRGDLATLIDQVGVSEKVHLKGAVLQENILAYYQRAAVFVLPCLTVQGIPNVLVEAMATGLPAISTNVSGITELIQDGTDGFLVPPRNPHVLAKRLKQLLQDGSLRKTMGEAAHAKICACFDNRNSIKPQMELFERECGVKPISRATEC; encoded by the coding sequence ATGGAATCAAGAAAAGACAGTACTGCAACTTCATTAGCTTTTCTCACCAGTGTTATTCCTGCCTTATCTGCGACTTTTATCTACCGTGAGGTATTTGAGCTCGAGCGTTGCGGTTACAATTTACACATTTATTCTTTGCGCCGTCCTGAACGAGGAGAACTATCTGCCGAGTCACTACCATTGTGTGAGCGCACATACTATCTTCTCCCTGCCAAGCTTTTGGATGTGCTTGCCGCTCATGCTTACTTCGCTTGTCTGCACCCACTGCGGTACGCGCGTGCCGCATGGAAAATGCTCACACCCCATCACCACCGGTTTAAGGATCGAATACGCAGCCTTCTTCATTTTGGTGAGGGTGTTGTTCTAGCCCGTAAGATGCAAAGAGACGGCATAACACACCTTCACGTGAGTTACATCTCCCACCCCGCGTCCATTGGACGGGTCGTTCACCTCTTAATCGGAATTCCATATAGCATTTCAGCGCATACGTATGACATCTGGCATGAGCGACTTTTACTTCCCGAGAAAATTAATGAAGCTCGATTCATTGCCTGCTGTTCTGATGCAGCTCGCACCGAACTAATCAAATATGGACGCCCCGAGCATGCTTCAAAAATCCATGTGGTTTATCATGGAATTGATACTCGACGATTCCTGCCCCCCGTTAAGGGGGAGCGAGATCCTCGTCTGATACTGACGGTTGGCCGTCTGGATCCGGTCAAGGGGTTTGAGGATCTCATAAATGCCTGCGCAGAGCTTAACAGGCAAGGAGTTGAGTTTGTCTGCGAGATCGTTGGGGAAGGTCCTCAGCGGGGAGACCTCGCAACCCTGATTGATCAGGTGGGTGTTAGCGAAAAAGTGCACCTAAAAGGGGCCGTTTTGCAGGAAAATATTCTAGCGTATTATCAGCGGGCGGCAGTTTTTGTGCTGCCGTGCCTTACAGTCCAAGGAATACCCAATGTGCTGGTGGAGGCAATGGCCACGGGACTGCCTGCAATCTCCACAAATGTCAGTGGAATTACTGAACTGATTCAGGATGGGACGGACGGCTTCCTTGTGCCGCCTCGGAATCCCCATGTGCTCGCTAAGCGACTCAAACAACTCTTGCAGGATGGTTCGCTACGCAAAACCATGGGTGAAGCAGCGCACGCAAAGATCTGCGCCTGTTTCGACAATCGGAACAGTATCAAGCCACAAATGGAATTGTTCGAGCGTGAATGTGGAGTGAAGCCAATCTCGCGAGCCACGGAGTGCTAA
- a CDS encoding O-antigen ligase family protein, with amino-acid sequence MNLGGLLFIISLYFFAFAWGRIRDAKHFLLFTGIVSVPFEFTYSFYTWQPHNGWTSGIEISLSEISFLLLALITFFKGNRSVHVSRRIVWAVVLFVVASGLSGINSEVRKLTACQMLLVAKLFGLYYFGFVYCLESRKDIQAVLKYLCVSMVLQGAFCLMLYLTGLNFNRVLNTGPSVRSLVTVGDEGGIVRAFGSFPQPNSLAAYLVPLILLQGAIYLGGIERSRFRLLGIVGGLFGLIASFSRAGWLGFVVCFPALLIGLGRFRFLKVLFLTVCVIAGVLAVAPLRERILGDDHNSAASRVPLMHLAMNMVRQHWAIGVGANTYAMAKYRYLDDSLDGVWLDQVHNTYLLVLAETGVLGLGAFLLFLTFFFKEVGPCIKQHGDPFIRYLGLGLRLGLVASMFHMLVDMFHSRALLSSMFLLCGLATAARRNLEAQSWTETEELHSEPEATGKKPSNAAIGTR; translated from the coding sequence ATGAACCTTGGAGGCCTGCTGTTTATTATTTCTCTCTACTTTTTCGCCTTTGCCTGGGGCCGGATTAGAGATGCCAAGCATTTCCTGCTATTCACGGGCATTGTTTCAGTGCCATTTGAGTTCACTTACTCCTTTTACACTTGGCAACCGCATAACGGATGGACTTCAGGGATTGAAATCAGTCTCTCTGAAATATCATTCTTGCTTCTCGCGCTGATTACCTTCTTTAAGGGGAATCGTTCTGTTCATGTGTCACGGCGCATAGTGTGGGCGGTTGTCCTTTTTGTGGTTGCCTCGGGTTTGTCCGGGATCAACTCGGAAGTTCGTAAGCTAACTGCCTGTCAGATGCTCCTCGTCGCAAAACTATTTGGGCTATACTATTTCGGGTTTGTGTATTGTTTGGAATCACGCAAGGACATTCAGGCTGTGCTCAAGTATTTGTGTGTTTCCATGGTGCTTCAGGGGGCATTCTGTCTGATGCTCTATCTAACCGGGCTGAACTTCAACCGTGTTTTAAACACTGGGCCTTCGGTTAGGAGTTTGGTCACTGTCGGAGACGAAGGAGGGATCGTTCGCGCTTTTGGAAGTTTCCCTCAGCCCAATTCTCTCGCAGCCTACTTGGTTCCTTTGATCTTGTTGCAGGGGGCCATATATTTGGGAGGTATTGAACGTAGCCGGTTCCGTCTGCTGGGGATCGTTGGGGGACTGTTCGGCTTGATCGCGTCATTTTCTCGCGCGGGATGGCTTGGTTTCGTCGTCTGTTTCCCCGCACTATTGATTGGGTTGGGCAGGTTTCGATTCCTCAAGGTGTTGTTTCTCACTGTGTGTGTGATTGCGGGGGTGTTGGCAGTTGCTCCGTTGCGAGAGCGAATACTTGGTGATGACCACAATTCGGCAGCTTCACGAGTCCCTTTAATGCATCTGGCCATGAATATGGTCAGACAACATTGGGCCATTGGGGTTGGAGCGAATACCTATGCTATGGCCAAATACAGGTATTTGGATGACTCTTTGGATGGTGTATGGTTGGATCAAGTGCATAACACCTACTTACTCGTATTAGCGGAGACCGGCGTATTGGGCTTAGGTGCGTTCCTTCTGTTTCTAACATTTTTCTTCAAGGAGGTGGGACCATGTATCAAACAACATGGGGACCCCTTCATCCGCTACCTTGGCTTAGGACTGAGACTGGGCCTCGTCGCATCAATGTTCCACATGCTGGTTGACATGTTCCACTCAAGGGCACTCCTCAGTTCCATGTTCCTCCTCTGTGGATTAGCGACTGCGGCCAGGCGTAATTTGGAGGCGCAGTCGTGGACTGAGACTGAAGAACTCCATTCCGAACCAGAGGCGACAGGCAAAAAGCCTTCAAACGCCGCGATCGGGACAAGGTAA